GAACAGCAGCAGGCCGATCGTCGTGAGCAGGGCCGAGCCGTACCAGAAGGCGGAGCCGGCGTTGATCATCGTCGAGATCCGCCCGAAGTCGAGCGTCCCGAACGTCACGACGATCAGCAGCATCCCGAGCACCACGCCGAAGTCGCCGACGCGGTTCGTGAGGAAGGCCTTGCGCCCGCAGTCGGCGCAGCTCATCCCCGTCTCCTTGTCGAACATCCGGTCGTAGTAGAAGCCGATCAGCAGGTAGGAGCAGAGCCCCACCCCTTCCCAGCCGACGAACATCACGAGGAAGTTCCCGGCGAGGATCAGCGTGAGCATCATCGTCATGAAGAGGTTGAGGTAGGAGAAGAAGCGGTAGTACCCCTTCTCCCCCTTCATGTAGCCGATCGAGTAGACGTGGATCAGCGTGCCGATCCCCGTCACGACGAGCAGCATCACGCAGGTCAGGGCGTCGATGGAGAACGTCCAGCCGACCTGGAGGTCGGCGAGGCGGGTCTTCGCCGCGTCCCAGCCGCGGAGCTGCGTCGCGCCGAACGGCACCCACGTCGCCGGCGTCACGCTGAAGCGCGCCGCGTGGTCCGCCGTCTCCTCGACCGCCTGGATTCCCGAAGACGCCGGCGCGTCCGCGTATTGCCCGACGCCCTGCGAGAACGAGAGGACCATCAGCGCCGAGAGGACGAACGCGGCCGTCGAGGCCCCGACGGCGAGCCGGTGCGCCGCCTTGTCGGAGAGGCGCCCGAACGAGCCCAGAATCCCCACCAGCAGGAAGCCGGCCAGGGGACAGAGCGGAATCAGCCAAAGGTACGGAAGCATCGCCCGAATTCCCCCGTCAGCCCTTCATCTCGCTGGCTTCGTCCGCCATCACCGAGTCGCGGTTCCGGTAGAGCGAGAGGACGATCGCCAACCCCACGGCGACTTCGGCCGCGGCGACGACGATGATGAAGACCGAGAAGATGTTCCCGACCGGGTCGGGCAGAAAGCGCGAGAAGCCGATGAAGTTCAGGTTGCCGGCGTTGAGCACGAGTTCCACCGACATGAACATCACCAGCGCGTTGCGCCGGATCATCAGGCCGACGGCGCCCAGCGCGAGCATCGCCAAGCTGACCAGCAGCACGTGCTGCATTCCCAGCATCGCGGTATCTCCTCAGGCCCGCCGGCGGGCGACGACCACGGCGCCCACCATGCCGACCAGCAGCACGACCGAGGCGAGCTCGAACGGCAGAAGGTACGAGGTGTAGAGCAGGTCGGCGACCCGCTCCACGTTGCCCATGACCGCCCCCTTCGCCGCGCCCGCGCCCTGCAGGGCGGCGCGCGTCGCGTCGTCGGCGGGGACGCCGAACGAGGCGACCGCCGGCAGCAGCTTCGCGCCGAGCGCCGCGGCGAAGAGCAGCCCGGCGACGGCGTAGCCGGCCCGCCGGCCGACCGACAGCTTCGGGGCGACCCGTCCGCGCGC
The bacterium genome window above contains:
- the nuoK gene encoding NADH-quinone oxidoreductase subunit NuoK gives rise to the protein MLGMQHVLLVSLAMLALGAVGLMIRRNALVMFMSVELVLNAGNLNFIGFSRFLPDPVGNIFSVFIIVVAAAEVAVGLAIVLSLYRNRDSVMADEASEMKG
- a CDS encoding NADH-quinone oxidoreductase subunit J, yielding MELLIFGILAVIALAGAAGVVLLRNPVHCAVCLLATFFAVAGMFGVLWAEFLAVVQLLVYTGGIMVLFLFVIMLVDLEQRGLDEARGRVAPKLSVGRRAGYAVAGLLFAAALGAKLLPAVASFGVPADDATRAALQGAGAAKGAVMGNVERVADLLYTSYLLPFELASVVLLVGMVGAVVVARRRA